ACGACTCGACCGGGGAGACGTGGACGACCGCGTTTCCCTATCCGGTGTTCGGAGCGATCGCATCCGGGAACCGCGCGTTCTCGGGCACGTTCGCGTTGATGGCCAACGACCCCTCCGTCAACGTCCAGATCGGCGGCCGGGGCGCCTCGGCGGTCGCGAGGTTCGCCTCCGGTTCGTTCTTCGACGTCCTCGGCGTGCAGCCCGCGGCGGGTCGGCTCGTGATTCCGGCCGACGATCGGCCGGGAGCGCCGCCCGTCGCGGCGATCTCCCATCGATTCTGGGAGAGGATGCTGGGGGCCGATCCGTCGGCGATCGGGCGGCCGATCGTCGTCAACGGGAAAAGCGTCCTCCTCGTCGGCGTCCTCCCCGAGAGGTTCTTCGGTCTCGAGCCCGGAACGTCGCCCGATCTCTGGATGCCGCTCCGGTCGTTCTCCGTGATTCTCGGCAACGACTGGATGGAGCCGGGCGCCGACCCGTTCACGGACACGAGGATCTGGTGGATCGAGATCGGGGGCGCGCTGCGGCCCGGAGCGACGTGGGCCACCGCGCGCGCGGAGTCGCGCCGGATCTTCGACGCGTTCCTCGCGCCGCGCGCGTCCGCCG
This window of the Thermoanaerobaculia bacterium genome carries:
- a CDS encoding ABC transporter permease; this translates as MTGLGNDLRYAFRSLARRPGLAAAAIVTLALGIGATVAVFSVVDGLILRRLPVREPSSLGLLTWSSREWPKIVQDLEGSSRKDDSTGETWTTAFPYPVFGAIASGNRAFSGTFALMANDPSVNVQIGGRGASAVARFASGSFFDVLGVQPAAGRLVIPADDRPGAPPVAAISHRFWERMLGADPSAIGRPIVVNGKSVLLVGVLPERFFGLEPGTSPDLWMPLRSFSVILGNDWMEPGADPFTDTRIWWIEIGGALRPGATWATARAESRRIFDAFLAPRASA